The Streptomyces achromogenes genome window below encodes:
- a CDS encoding adenosine deaminase — protein MPLPKAELHLHIEGTLEPELAFALAARNGVALPYADTDELREAYRFEDLQSFLNLYYELMTVLRTERDFEDLAEAYLARAAAQGVRHAEIFFDPQAHLARGVDMGTVVEGLWRALGRSEARHGVSTRLILCFLRDESAESALETLDAAKPHLDRITGVGLDSAEVGHPPVKFREVYEAAAALGLRRVAHAGEEGPPEYITQALDVLGVERVDHGLRCMEDPALVERLVRERIPLTLCPLSNVRLRTVDVLAEHPLPAMLDAGLLCTVNSDDPAYFGGYAGDNFDAVRTALGLDEERLRELARNSFVASFLEDDEERRARYLAEVDAYVF, from the coding sequence ATGCCCCTCCCCAAAGCCGAACTGCACCTGCACATCGAAGGAACCCTGGAGCCGGAGCTGGCGTTCGCGCTGGCCGCCCGCAACGGGGTCGCGCTGCCCTACGCCGACACCGACGAGCTCCGCGAGGCGTACCGGTTCGAGGACCTGCAGTCCTTCCTGAACCTGTACTACGAGCTCATGACGGTCCTGCGCACCGAGCGGGACTTCGAGGACCTGGCCGAGGCCTATCTCGCCCGGGCGGCCGCGCAGGGCGTGCGGCACGCGGAGATCTTCTTCGACCCGCAGGCGCACCTCGCCCGCGGGGTCGACATGGGCACGGTGGTGGAGGGGCTGTGGCGGGCGCTGGGCCGCAGCGAGGCCCGGCACGGCGTCTCCACCCGGCTGATCCTGTGCTTCCTGCGCGACGAGTCCGCCGAGTCGGCCCTCGAGACGCTGGACGCGGCCAAGCCCCACCTCGACCGGATCACCGGCGTGGGACTGGACTCCGCCGAGGTCGGGCACCCGCCGGTGAAGTTCCGCGAGGTCTACGAGGCCGCCGCCGCGCTCGGGCTGCGGCGGGTGGCGCACGCCGGTGAGGAGGGCCCGCCGGAGTACATCACGCAGGCCCTCGACGTCCTCGGCGTCGAGCGCGTCGACCACGGGCTGCGCTGCATGGAGGACCCGGCGCTGGTGGAGCGGCTGGTGCGGGAGCGGATCCCGCTGACGCTGTGCCCGTTGTCCAACGTACGGCTGCGGACCGTCGACGTGCTGGCGGAGCACCCGCTGCCGGCCATGCTCGACGCGGGGCTCCTGTGCACGGTCAACTCCGACGACCCCGCCTACTTCGGCGGCTACGCCGGCGACAACTTCGACGCCGTGCGCACCGCCCTGGGCCTGGACGAGGAGCGGCTGCGGGAGCTGGCCCGCAACTCCTTCGTCGCCTCGTTCCTGGAGGACGACGAGGAGCGGCGGGCGCGCTACCTGGCCGAGGTGGACGCCTACGTCTTCTGA
- a CDS encoding ribonuclease Z, with translation MSVRELVVLGTASQVPTRHRNHNGYLLRWDGEGLLFDPGEGTQRQMLRAGVAAHDIHRICVTHFHGDHSLGLAGVIQRINLDQVPHPVTAHYPRSGQRFFERLRYSTAYRETVGITEAPVDADGPLATAASYRLETARLSHPVESYGYRLVEPDGRRMLPERLAAHGIGGPDVGRIQREGAIGGVSLGDVSEVRRGQRFAFVMDTRLCEGVHALAEGADLLVIESTFLDEDERLAVDHGHLTAGQAARVARDAGVRHLVLTHFSQRYSEPQEFERQARAAGFDGELTVAHDLLRIPVPKRR, from the coding sequence GTGTCCGTACGCGAACTGGTGGTTCTCGGCACCGCCAGCCAGGTGCCCACCCGGCACCGCAACCACAACGGCTACCTCCTGCGCTGGGACGGCGAGGGCCTCCTCTTCGACCCGGGCGAGGGCACCCAGCGCCAGATGCTGCGCGCCGGGGTCGCCGCGCACGACATCCACCGGATCTGCGTCACCCACTTCCACGGAGACCACTCCCTGGGCCTGGCGGGCGTCATCCAGCGCATCAACCTGGACCAGGTGCCGCATCCGGTCACCGCCCACTACCCGCGCTCCGGGCAGCGGTTCTTCGAGCGGCTGCGCTACTCCACCGCCTATCGCGAGACGGTCGGCATCACCGAGGCGCCGGTCGACGCGGACGGGCCGCTCGCCACCGCCGCCTCCTACCGGCTGGAGACCGCCAGGCTCTCGCACCCGGTGGAGTCCTACGGCTACCGCCTCGTCGAACCCGACGGCCGCCGCATGCTGCCCGAACGGCTCGCCGCGCACGGCATCGGCGGGCCCGACGTCGGCCGGATCCAGCGGGAGGGGGCCATCGGCGGGGTCTCGCTCGGCGACGTCAGCGAGGTCCGCCGCGGGCAGCGGTTCGCGTTCGTCATGGACACCCGGCTGTGCGAGGGCGTGCACGCGCTCGCCGAGGGCGCCGACCTGCTCGTCATCGAGTCGACCTTCCTCGACGAGGACGAGCGGCTCGCCGTGGACCACGGTCATCTGACCGCCGGTCAGGCCGCCCGGGTCGCCCGGGACGCCGGGGTGCGGCACCTGGTCCTCACCCACTTCAGCCAGCGCTACTCCGAGCCGCAGGAGTTCGAGCGGCAGGCGCGGGCCGCCGGGTTCGACGGCGAGCTGACCGTCGCCCACGACCTTCTGCGGATCCCGGTTCCGAAACGGCGGTGA
- a CDS encoding histidine triad nucleotide-binding protein, producing the protein MTGEARDDCLFCKIVAGTIPATIVRETETTVAFRDINPQAPTHVLVIPKAHHESAAALASADPALTADLLREAQAVADEDKLDSYRVVFNTGAGAGQTVFHVHAHVLGGRGLHWPPG; encoded by the coding sequence ATGACAGGGGAAGCGCGGGACGACTGTCTGTTCTGCAAGATCGTCGCGGGGACCATTCCGGCGACGATCGTGCGGGAGACCGAGACGACCGTCGCCTTCCGGGACATCAACCCCCAGGCGCCCACCCACGTCCTGGTGATCCCGAAAGCGCACCACGAGAGCGCCGCCGCCCTCGCCTCCGCCGACCCGGCCCTCACCGCCGACCTGCTGCGCGAGGCCCAGGCCGTGGCCGACGAGGACAAGCTGGACAGCTACCGCGTCGTCTTCAACACCGGCGCGGGCGCCGGCCAGACCGTGTTCCACGTGCACGCGCACGTCCTGGGCGGCCGCGGTCTGCACTGGCCCCCCGGGTAG
- a CDS encoding S41 family peptidase: protein MTQFATPAAYLRFPHLHGELAAFVAEDDVWLAPLDGGRAWRVSSDNMPVSSPRISPDGATVAWTSTRDGAPEVHIAPVDGGPSTRLTYWGNAQTRVRGWTPDGRVLAVSTYDQATLRRSWARAVPVDGGPATTLPYGPVGTVAHGPHTVLLSAPMGREAAHWKRYRGGTAGKLWIDREGDGEFVRLHEELDGNIECPVWAGDRIAFLSDHEGTGALYSSLADGSDLRRHTPLDSFYARQAAGDGTRIVYMSAGELWLLDDLDGAEPRRLDVRLGGQRADRRPYPVAASRWLGGAAPDHTARGSVVEVRGAVHWVTHRSGPARALAAEPGVRARLPRTFRTEGEEWAVWVTDAEGEDALEFAPATGPAPGATPRRLAAGRLGRVLELAMAPDGSRAAVAAHDGRLLLVERETGEVREVDSSPDGDVSDLVFSPDSAWLAWSHPGPRPLSQLKLANVTDLSVTEATPLRFRDYAPAFTLDGKHLAFLSTRAFDPVYDEHVFDLSFVAGARPHLITLAATTPSPFGPQRHGKPFEAPDKEETPDSEGTPTTRIDLEGLADRIVPFPVEAGRYSGLAAAKDGVLWLRHPVHGVLGASRATPDDPGPDTELERYDLAHLRIEHLATDADRFEVSGDGKRLLLWTDGKLKVVPSDRRASGDEDSDSNVTVDLGRIRRVVDPSAEWRQMYDETGRIMRDNFWRPDLGGVDWDGVLDRYRPVLERVATHDDLVDLLWEVHGELGTSHAYVSPRGGRGGGARQGLLGADISLHADGSWRIDRVLPSETSDPDARSPLAAPGVAVRAGDAIVAVGGQPVDPVTGPGPLLIGTAGKVVELTISPSGGGEPRHAVVVPVADEEALRYHAWVADRRAYVHEASGGRLGYLHVPDMQAPGWAQIHRDLRIEVAREGLIVDVRENRGGHTSQLVVEKLARRIVGWDLPRGMRAYSYPEDAPRGPVVAVANEFSGSDGDIVNAAIKALGIGPVIGTRTWGGTIGIDSRYRLVDGTLVTQPKYAIWLEGYGWDVENHGVDPDVEVVCAPQDYAAARDVQLDAAVSSALASLESTPAKTPPVLP, encoded by the coding sequence GTGACCCAGTTCGCGACGCCTGCCGCCTATCTCAGATTCCCGCACCTGCACGGCGAATTGGCGGCCTTCGTCGCCGAGGACGACGTGTGGCTCGCGCCCCTCGACGGCGGCCGCGCCTGGCGGGTCAGCTCCGACAACATGCCGGTCTCCTCGCCGCGCATCTCGCCCGACGGCGCCACCGTCGCCTGGACGTCCACCCGTGACGGCGCGCCCGAGGTGCACATCGCCCCCGTCGACGGCGGGCCCTCGACCCGGCTGACGTACTGGGGCAACGCGCAGACCCGGGTGCGCGGCTGGACCCCGGACGGCCGGGTCCTCGCCGTCAGCACCTACGACCAGGCGACTTTGCGCCGTAGCTGGGCCCGCGCCGTCCCCGTCGACGGCGGACCGGCGACGACCCTGCCGTACGGGCCGGTCGGCACGGTCGCCCACGGCCCGCACACCGTGCTGCTGTCCGCGCCGATGGGCCGCGAGGCCGCCCACTGGAAGCGCTACCGGGGCGGCACCGCGGGCAAGCTGTGGATCGACCGGGAAGGCGACGGGGAGTTCGTCCGGCTGCACGAGGAGCTGGACGGCAACATCGAGTGCCCGGTGTGGGCCGGGGACCGTATCGCGTTCCTCTCCGACCACGAGGGCACGGGCGCCCTGTACTCCTCCCTCGCCGACGGCTCCGACCTGCGCCGGCACACGCCCCTCGACAGCTTCTACGCACGCCAGGCCGCCGGCGACGGCACCCGGATCGTGTACATGTCCGCGGGCGAGCTGTGGCTGCTCGACGACCTCGACGGCGCCGAACCGCGCCGCCTCGACGTCCGGCTCGGCGGCCAGCGCGCCGACCGCCGTCCCTACCCGGTCGCCGCCTCCCGGTGGCTGGGCGGGGCCGCGCCCGACCACACCGCGCGCGGCAGCGTCGTCGAGGTGCGCGGAGCCGTCCACTGGGTCACCCACCGTTCCGGGCCCGCCCGGGCGCTCGCCGCCGAACCCGGCGTGCGGGCCCGGCTGCCGCGCACCTTCCGCACGGAGGGGGAGGAGTGGGCGGTGTGGGTGACCGACGCCGAGGGCGAGGACGCGCTGGAGTTCGCCCCGGCGACCGGACCGGCCCCAGGCGCCACCCCGCGCCGGCTCGCCGCCGGACGGCTCGGCCGGGTCCTCGAGCTCGCCATGGCGCCCGACGGCAGCCGGGCCGCGGTCGCCGCGCACGACGGACGGCTGCTGCTCGTCGAGCGGGAGACCGGAGAGGTCCGCGAGGTCGACAGCAGCCCCGACGGCGACGTGTCCGACCTGGTCTTCTCACCGGACTCGGCCTGGCTGGCCTGGTCGCACCCCGGTCCGCGCCCGCTCAGCCAGCTCAAGCTCGCCAACGTCACCGACCTGTCGGTCACCGAGGCGACCCCGCTGCGCTTCCGCGACTACGCGCCCGCCTTCACCCTCGACGGCAAGCACCTCGCGTTCCTGTCCACGCGCGCCTTCGACCCGGTCTACGACGAGCACGTCTTCGACCTCTCCTTCGTGGCCGGCGCCCGCCCGCACCTCATCACGCTCGCGGCGACCACCCCCTCGCCGTTCGGACCGCAGCGGCACGGCAAGCCGTTCGAGGCTCCCGACAAGGAGGAGACGCCCGACAGCGAGGGCACCCCCACCACCCGCATCGACCTCGAGGGCCTCGCCGACCGGATAGTGCCCTTCCCGGTCGAGGCCGGCCGCTACTCCGGGCTCGCCGCGGCGAAGGACGGCGTGCTGTGGCTGCGGCATCCCGTGCACGGCGTCCTCGGGGCCTCCCGCGCCACCCCGGACGACCCCGGCCCGGACACCGAGCTGGAGCGCTACGACCTCGCCCACCTGCGCATCGAGCACCTCGCGACGGATGCCGACCGCTTCGAGGTCAGCGGCGACGGCAAGCGGCTGCTGCTGTGGACCGACGGCAAGCTCAAGGTCGTCCCCAGCGACCGGCGCGCCTCCGGCGACGAGGACAGCGACAGCAACGTCACCGTCGACCTCGGCCGGATCCGCCGTGTCGTGGACCCGTCCGCGGAGTGGCGGCAGATGTACGACGAGACCGGCCGGATCATGCGGGACAACTTCTGGCGGCCCGACCTCGGCGGCGTCGACTGGGACGGCGTACTCGACCGCTACCGGCCCGTGCTGGAGCGGGTCGCGACCCACGACGACCTCGTCGACCTGCTGTGGGAGGTGCACGGCGAGCTAGGCACCTCGCACGCCTATGTCTCACCGCGCGGCGGCCGCGGCGGCGGCGCCCGGCAGGGCCTGCTCGGCGCGGACATCTCCCTTCACGCGGACGGCAGTTGGCGCATCGACCGGGTGCTGCCCTCGGAGACGTCCGACCCCGACGCCCGTTCCCCGCTCGCCGCGCCCGGCGTCGCGGTGCGGGCCGGGGACGCGATCGTCGCCGTCGGCGGGCAGCCGGTGGACCCGGTCACCGGGCCCGGGCCGCTGCTGATCGGGACGGCCGGCAAGGTCGTCGAGCTGACCATCTCACCGTCCGGCGGGGGCGAGCCGCGGCACGCCGTCGTCGTTCCCGTCGCCGACGAGGAGGCGCTGCGCTACCACGCGTGGGTCGCGGACCGGCGGGCGTACGTGCACGAGGCCTCCGGCGGCCGGCTGGGCTACCTGCACGTGCCCGACATGCAGGCGCCCGGCTGGGCGCAGATCCACCGTGACCTGCGGATCGAGGTCGCCCGGGAGGGGCTGATCGTGGACGTCCGGGAGAACCGGGGCGGGCACACCTCCCAGCTGGTCGTCGAGAAGCTCGCCCGGCGCATCGTCGGCTGGGACCTGCCGCGCGGGATGCGGGCCTACAGCTATCCCGAGGACGCGCCGCGGGGACCGGTGGTCGCCGTCGCCAACGAGTTCTCCGGGTCGGACGGGGACATCGTCAACGCGGCGATCAAGGCGCTCGGCATCGGGCCGGTGATCGGGACCCGCACCTGGGGCGGGACGATCGGGATCGACAGCCGCTACCGGCTGGTCGACGGGACGCTCGTCACGCAGCCCAAGTACGCCATCTGGCTGGAGGGTTACGGGTGGGACGTGGAGAACCACGGCGTCGACCCCGACGTCGAGGTGGTGTGCGCCCCGCAGGACTACGCGGCCGCCCGCGACGTCCAGCTCGACGCGGCGGTGTCGTCGGCACTGGCCTCGCTGGAGTCCACGCCGGCGAAGACACCGCCCGTTCTGCCCTGA
- a CDS encoding VOC family protein, with product MELVQVRLLVEDFAVCYRFYADVLGLKPQSGAEQGPYEKFSPASGSAGIAIQDRAMMAEVLGELGDAANGHRSLVVLRVDDLDAYCADVLARGADLIHGPAPMTDRMRVAHLRDPEGNLVELQEWLLLRG from the coding sequence GTGGAACTCGTCCAAGTCAGGCTGCTGGTCGAGGACTTCGCCGTCTGCTACCGGTTCTACGCCGACGTCCTCGGGCTGAAGCCGCAGTCGGGCGCGGAGCAGGGGCCGTACGAGAAGTTCAGCCCCGCCTCCGGGTCGGCGGGCATCGCGATCCAGGACCGCGCGATGATGGCGGAGGTGCTCGGCGAGCTGGGCGACGCCGCGAACGGGCACCGCTCCCTGGTGGTGCTGCGCGTCGACGACCTGGACGCCTACTGCGCGGACGTCTTGGCCCGCGGCGCCGACCTGATCCACGGCCCCGCCCCGATGACCGACCGCATGCGCGTCGCCCACCTCAGGGACCCGGAGGGGAACCTGGTGGAGCTTCAGGAGTGGCTCCTGCTGCGCGGCTGA
- a CDS encoding 16S rRNA (uracil(1498)-N(3))-methyltransferase, producing MTAPVFVVDALPGGRTEFVLDGPEGRHAVSVKRLRAGEEVVLTDGAGRWARAGVVAAEGKDRLVVRLGETVEEPVETPRITVVQALPKGDRGELAVETMTETGVDAIVPWAAARCITQWKGERGAKALAKWRATAREAGKQSRRVRFPEVAEASTARQVAALLARADFAAVLHEDRDYGSEPLAAAELPAEGEIVLVVGPEGGVSPEELALFEEAGAKAYRLGRSVLRTSTAGTAAAALVLGRTGRWS from the coding sequence ATGACCGCCCCCGTCTTCGTCGTCGACGCACTCCCGGGCGGCCGGACCGAGTTCGTGCTGGACGGGCCGGAGGGCCGGCACGCCGTCTCGGTGAAGCGGCTGCGGGCCGGCGAGGAGGTCGTCCTCACCGACGGCGCCGGACGCTGGGCGCGGGCCGGGGTCGTGGCCGCCGAGGGCAAGGACCGGCTGGTCGTGCGGCTGGGCGAGACGGTCGAGGAGCCTGTCGAGACGCCCCGGATCACCGTCGTGCAGGCCCTTCCCAAGGGCGACCGGGGCGAGCTGGCCGTCGAGACGATGACCGAGACCGGCGTCGACGCGATCGTGCCGTGGGCGGCCGCGCGCTGCATCACCCAGTGGAAGGGCGAGCGCGGCGCCAAGGCGCTCGCCAAGTGGCGGGCCACCGCCCGCGAGGCCGGCAAGCAGTCCCGCCGGGTCCGCTTCCCCGAGGTCGCGGAGGCCTCGACCGCCCGCCAGGTGGCCGCGCTCCTCGCCCGGGCCGACTTCGCCGCCGTCCTGCACGAGGACCGCGACTACGGCAGCGAGCCGCTGGCCGCCGCCGAACTCCCAGCCGAGGGCGAGATCGTGCTCGTCGTGGGCCCCGAAGGGGGCGTGTCGCCCGAGGAGTTGGCGCTCTTCGAGGAGGCGGGCGCGAAGGCGTACCGGCTCGGCCGGAGCGTGCTGCGCACCTCGACCGCCGGCACGGCCGCCGCGGCCCTCGTCCTCGGCCGCACCGGCCGCTGGTCCTGA
- a CDS encoding nitronate monooxygenase: MSSALTDLLPHPIVQAPMAGGVSVPQLAAAVSEAGGLGFLAAGYKTADGMYQDIKQLRSLTGRPFGVNLFMPQPEYAETGAVDVYAHQLAGEAVWYDTELGDPDSGRDDGYDAKLAVLLDNPAPVVSFHFGVPSGEALEALRRAGTFTLVTATTAEEALAVERAGADAVVVQGVEAGGHQGSHRDNPENDGCGIGLLSLVAQVRESVSLPIVAAGGIMRGSQIAAVLAAGASAAQLGTAFLATPESGAHAVHKQALTNPLFVRTELTRAFSGRPARGLVNRFLREHGPYAPAAYPEVHHLTVPLRKAAAKAGDAQGMALWAGQGHRMARELPAGRLVEVLVTELAAARTALSQGFPAGEGGAR, translated from the coding sequence ATGTCCTCCGCGCTGACCGATCTCCTCCCTCACCCGATCGTGCAGGCCCCCATGGCGGGCGGTGTCTCCGTCCCGCAGCTCGCGGCCGCCGTGTCCGAGGCGGGCGGACTCGGATTCCTCGCGGCCGGGTACAAGACGGCCGACGGCATGTACCAGGACATCAAGCAGCTGCGCAGCCTCACCGGCCGCCCCTTCGGCGTCAACCTCTTCATGCCGCAGCCCGAGTATGCGGAGACCGGCGCCGTCGACGTCTACGCCCACCAGCTGGCCGGTGAGGCCGTCTGGTACGACACGGAGCTCGGCGATCCGGACAGCGGCCGCGACGACGGGTACGACGCCAAACTCGCGGTGCTGCTGGACAACCCCGCGCCCGTCGTGTCCTTCCACTTCGGCGTCCCGAGCGGCGAGGCGCTGGAGGCGCTGCGCCGCGCGGGAACGTTCACGCTGGTCACGGCGACCACCGCCGAGGAGGCCCTCGCGGTGGAGCGGGCCGGCGCGGACGCGGTCGTCGTACAGGGTGTGGAGGCCGGCGGACACCAGGGCAGCCACCGGGACAACCCCGAGAACGACGGCTGCGGCATCGGTCTGCTCTCCCTGGTCGCCCAGGTCCGCGAGTCCGTGAGCCTGCCGATCGTCGCCGCCGGCGGCATCATGCGCGGCAGCCAGATCGCCGCGGTCCTCGCGGCCGGCGCGAGCGCGGCCCAGCTGGGCACGGCGTTCCTCGCCACGCCCGAGTCCGGCGCGCACGCCGTGCACAAGCAGGCGCTGACCAACCCCCTCTTCGTGCGCACCGAGCTGACCCGCGCCTTCTCCGGCCGCCCGGCCCGCGGCCTGGTCAACCGTTTCCTGCGCGAGCACGGCCCGTACGCGCCCGCCGCCTACCCGGAGGTGCACCACCTCACCGTGCCGCTGCGCAAGGCGGCGGCCAAGGCGGGGGACGCCCAGGGGATGGCGCTGTGGGCGGGGCAGGGCCACCGGATGGCCCGCGAACTGCCCGCCGGACGACTGGTGGAGGTACTGGTGACCGAACTCGCCGCGGCACGGACAGCGTTGTCACAGGGCTTTCCGGCCGGAGAGGGCGGTGCCCGATGA
- the dnaJ gene encoding molecular chaperone DnaJ yields MATDYYAVLGVRRDASQEEIKKAFRRLARELHPDVNPDPKTQERFKEINAAYEVLSDPQKKQVYDLGGDPLSQAGGGGAGGFGAGGFGNFSDIMDAFFGTASQRGPRSRTRRGQDAMIRLEIDLEEAAFGTTKDLQVDTAIVCTTCSGEGAAPGTSAQTCDMCRGRGEVSQVTRSFLGQVMTSRPCPQCQGFGTVVPTPCPECAGDGRVRSRRTLTVKIPAGVDNGTRIQLAGEGEVGPGGGPAGDLYVEIHELPHAQFQRRGDDLHCTVTLPMTAASLGTKVPLETLDGLEEVDIRPGTQSGQSIPLHGRGVTHLRGGGRGDLIVHVEVQTPTKLDPEQERLLRELAKLRGEERPTGQFQPGQQGLFSRLKDAFNGR; encoded by the coding sequence GTGGCCACGGACTACTACGCCGTCCTCGGCGTGCGCCGCGACGCGTCGCAGGAAGAGATCAAGAAGGCATTCCGGAGGCTCGCGCGCGAGCTGCACCCGGACGTCAACCCGGATCCGAAGACCCAGGAGCGGTTCAAGGAGATCAACGCCGCCTACGAGGTGCTGTCGGACCCGCAGAAGAAGCAGGTCTACGACCTCGGCGGCGACCCGCTGTCCCAGGCGGGCGGCGGTGGCGCAGGCGGCTTCGGGGCGGGTGGCTTCGGCAACTTCTCCGACATCATGGACGCGTTCTTCGGCACGGCGTCGCAGCGCGGGCCGCGCTCGCGCACCCGGCGCGGCCAGGACGCGATGATCCGGCTGGAGATCGACCTCGAGGAGGCGGCCTTCGGCACCACGAAGGACCTCCAGGTCGACACGGCGATCGTCTGCACGACGTGCAGCGGCGAGGGCGCGGCCCCCGGCACCAGCGCCCAGACCTGTGACATGTGCCGCGGCCGCGGCGAGGTGTCGCAGGTGACCCGGTCCTTCCTGGGCCAGGTCATGACGTCGCGGCCGTGTCCGCAGTGCCAGGGCTTCGGCACCGTCGTGCCGACCCCGTGCCCGGAGTGCGCGGGCGACGGGCGCGTGCGCTCGCGCCGCACCCTGACGGTGAAGATCCCGGCCGGCGTCGACAACGGCACCCGGATCCAGCTCGCGGGCGAGGGCGAGGTCGGCCCCGGCGGCGGCCCCGCCGGCGACCTGTACGTGGAGATCCACGAGCTGCCGCACGCCCAGTTCCAGCGGCGCGGCGACGACCTGCACTGCACGGTGACCCTGCCGATGACGGCGGCGTCCCTCGGCACGAAGGTGCCCCTGGAGACGCTGGACGGCCTGGAGGAGGTCGACATCCGGCCCGGCACGCAGTCCGGCCAGTCGATCCCGCTGCACGGCCGGGGCGTCACGCATCTGCGCGGCGGCGGGCGCGGCGACCTCATCGTGCACGTCGAGGTGCAGACGCCGACGAAGCTGGATCCCGAGCAGGAGCGGCTGCTGCGGGAGCTCGCGAAGCTGCGGGGCGAGGAGCGACCCACGGGGCAGTTCCAGCCCGGGCAGCAGGGCCTGTTCTCGCGGCTGAAGGACGCGTTCAACGGGCGGTGA
- the hrcA gene encoding heat-inducible transcriptional repressor HrcA, whose amino-acid sequence MLSERRLQVLRAIVQDYVGTEEPVGSKALTERHNLGVSPATVRNDMAALEDEGYIAQPHTSAGRIPTDKGYRLFVDKLAGVKPMTGPERRAIQNFLDGAVDLDDVVARTVRLLAQLTRQVAVVQYPSLTRSTVRHVELLSLAPARLMLVLITDTGRVEQRLVDCPAPFGESSLADLRARLNSRVAGRRFSDVPRLVEDLPEAFEAEDRGTVTTVLSTLLETLVEENEERLMIGGTANLTRFGHDFPLTIRPVLEALEEQVVLLKLLGEAGDSGMTVRIGHENAYEGLNSTSVVSVGYGSGGEAVAKLGVVGPTRMDYPGTMGAVRAVARYVGQILAES is encoded by the coding sequence ATGCTGAGTGAACGCAGGCTCCAGGTGCTGCGCGCCATCGTCCAGGACTACGTCGGCACCGAGGAGCCCGTGGGGTCCAAGGCGCTCACCGAGCGCCACAACCTCGGCGTCTCCCCGGCGACGGTCCGCAACGACATGGCCGCCCTGGAGGACGAGGGGTACATCGCCCAGCCGCACACCAGCGCCGGGCGGATCCCCACCGACAAGGGCTACCGGCTCTTCGTGGACAAACTGGCCGGCGTCAAACCGATGACCGGCCCCGAGCGGCGCGCCATCCAGAACTTCCTGGACGGCGCGGTCGACCTCGACGACGTCGTGGCGCGGACGGTTCGGCTGCTCGCGCAGCTCACCCGGCAGGTCGCCGTGGTGCAGTACCCGTCCCTGACCCGTTCGACCGTGCGGCACGTGGAGCTCCTCTCGCTCGCGCCCGCCCGCCTGATGCTGGTGCTGATCACGGACACCGGGCGGGTCGAGCAGCGGCTGGTGGACTGCCCGGCGCCCTTCGGGGAGTCCTCGCTGGCGGATCTGCGCGCACGGCTCAACAGCCGCGTGGCCGGCCGCCGGTTCTCGGACGTGCCGCGGCTGGTGGAGGACCTGCCGGAGGCCTTCGAGGCCGAGGACCGCGGGACCGTCACGACGGTGCTCTCCACCCTCCTGGAGACGCTCGTCGAGGAGAACGAGGAGCGGCTGATGATCGGCGGAACCGCCAATCTCACCCGCTTCGGACATGACTTTCCCCTCACCATCCGGCCCGTCCTGGAGGCCCTCGAGGAGCAGGTCGTGCTCCTCAAGCTCCTTGGCGAGGCGGGGGATTCGGGCATGACCGTACGCATCGGTCACGAGAACGCCTACGAGGGGCTCAACTCCACTTCGGTGGTGTCGGTCGGCTACGGTTCGGGCGGCGAGGCAGTCGCCAAACTCGGCGTGGTCGGACCGACCCGCATGGATTATCCGGGAACGATGGGAGCGGTACGAGCGGTGGCACGGTACGTCGGACAGATCCTGGCGGAGTCGTAA
- a CDS encoding MBL fold metallo-hydrolase, with translation MTMTWEELGWERVAAGVGRCRLPGWDCTVGLVVGAGAALVIDAGSTLAEGALLRAQAEELAGGRVTHLALTHPHFDHVLGAAAFAGAEVFGAVGIDSVTAGELREDAVRQGVDEAAATEAADTLVRPRHFVSGEWTLDLGEGRQVLLANVGPAHSAHDLVVLVPGAEAGEPETVFCGDLVEESGDPQAGPDAVPSRWPAALDRLLDLGGEDARYVPGHGAVADAAFVRAQRDALAERFGVSP, from the coding sequence ATGACGATGACTTGGGAAGAGCTGGGATGGGAGCGGGTCGCGGCCGGGGTGGGCCGGTGCCGGCTGCCGGGCTGGGACTGCACGGTGGGGCTGGTCGTCGGGGCGGGCGCGGCACTGGTGATCGACGCCGGATCGACGCTGGCGGAGGGGGCGCTGCTGCGGGCGCAGGCCGAGGAGCTCGCCGGCGGGCGTGTGACTCATCTCGCGCTCACACACCCCCATTTCGACCATGTGCTGGGGGCGGCGGCGTTCGCCGGCGCGGAGGTGTTCGGGGCGGTGGGCATCGACTCCGTGACGGCCGGCGAGCTGCGGGAGGACGCGGTCCGGCAGGGGGTGGACGAGGCGGCGGCGACGGAGGCCGCGGACACGCTCGTGCGGCCCCGCCACTTCGTCTCCGGGGAGTGGACGCTCGACCTGGGCGAGGGCCGTCAGGTCCTGCTGGCGAACGTGGGCCCCGCGCACTCCGCCCACGATCTGGTGGTCCTCGTCCCGGGTGCGGAGGCCGGCGAGCCCGAGACGGTCTTCTGCGGCGATCTGGTCGAGGAGTCCGGTGATCCGCAGGCCGGCCCGGACGCGGTGCCGTCGCGCTGGCCCGCCGCCCTCGACCGGCTCCTCGACCTCGGCGGCGAGGACGCGCGGTACGTGCCCGGTCACGGGGCCGTGGCGGACGCGGCGTTCGTGCGGGCGCAGCGGGACGCGCTCGCGGAGCGATTCGGCGTGTCGCCGTAA